One window from the genome of Nitrospiria bacterium encodes:
- a CDS encoding RNA-binding protein, translating into MKIFVGNLSRDVMDEDLRQAFEAFGKVETAEVVKDKFTGSSRGFGFVEMPTASEAQAAIEGMNGKDLKGRAVNVNEARPREDRGGGGRGERGGPGGRRRY; encoded by the coding sequence TGGGCAATTTATCGCGCGACGTCATGGATGAAGATCTGCGTCAGGCCTTCGAGGCGTTCGGAAAAGTCGAAACGGCCGAGGTGGTCAAGGATAAGTTCACGGGTTCGTCGAGAGGTTTCGGGTTTGTGGAAATGCCCACCGCTTCGGAGGCGCAGGCGGCGATCGAGGGCATGAACGGAAAAGATTTAAAAGGGAGGGCGGTCAACGTCAATGAAGCCCGTCCCCGCGAAGATCGAGGGGGAGGAGGACGGGGAGAGCGAGGAGGACCGGGAGGCCGACGCCGCTACTGA